In the genome of Sphingomonas naphthae, one region contains:
- a CDS encoding MerR family transcriptional regulator, with protein MLISQFSKATGLSLDTIRFYVRKGLLSPGRNGKGGANPYQVFGPQDVTAARMIRLQQSLGYSLREIAALGAEYRAGADSPARTAEVLRMQMAKLEVRRSELESALQFLGRKLAWVEAGQPADGPNWQDFIC; from the coding sequence ATGCTGATTTCCCAGTTTTCCAAAGCGACCGGCCTGTCGCTCGACACGATCCGGTTCTACGTCCGCAAGGGGCTGCTGAGCCCGGGGCGGAACGGCAAGGGCGGCGCCAACCCCTATCAGGTCTTCGGCCCGCAGGACGTCACGGCGGCGCGGATGATCCGGCTGCAACAATCACTGGGCTATTCGCTAAGGGAAATCGCGGCACTGGGTGCCGAGTACCGTGCGGGTGCGGACTCGCCTGCACGAACCGCCGAAGTCTTGAGGATGCAGATGGCGAAACTCGAGGTGCGACGCTCCGAGCTCGAGTCCGCCCTCCAATTTCTAGGCAGGAAGCTCGCATGGGTGGAAGCGGGCCAGCCTGCGGACGGGCCAAATTGGCAAGACTTTATTTGCTGA
- a CDS encoding aldo/keto reductase, with protein sequence MGMSEFYGATDEAESRATLERALELGVTLFDTADMYGMGANETFLSPFVRAHRDRVLIATKFGYARSPERPDDWSLNNRPEFMRAAAERSLRRLGVDTIDLYYMHRRDPAVPLEDSIGAMADLVAEGKIRWLGLCAVDAAELRAAHALHPIAALQSEWSIFTRDIEREVIPAAAELGVTVVPYSPLGRGMLTGRPFGATLGADDARQNFPRFSAENVDANARLVERIEGIATDMGATPAQLALAWLYAQAAELGVACVPIPGTRKRARLEENLAAALLRPSEAAIQALEPLAAAVQGIAV encoded by the coding sequence ATGGGCATGAGCGAATTCTACGGCGCGACCGACGAGGCCGAATCGCGCGCCACGCTGGAGCGCGCCCTGGAATTGGGCGTCACCCTGTTCGACACCGCCGACATGTACGGCATGGGGGCCAACGAGACGTTTCTTTCGCCTTTCGTGCGGGCGCACCGGGACCGCGTGCTGATCGCCACCAAGTTCGGCTACGCCCGCTCGCCCGAGCGTCCCGACGACTGGAGTCTCAACAACCGGCCCGAATTCATGCGCGCAGCGGCAGAGCGTTCGCTCCGGCGGCTCGGCGTCGACACCATCGACCTTTACTATATGCACCGGCGTGACCCCGCCGTGCCGCTGGAGGACAGCATCGGCGCGATGGCCGACCTCGTCGCCGAAGGAAAGATCCGCTGGCTGGGACTGTGTGCAGTGGATGCGGCCGAATTGCGAGCGGCGCATGCCCTGCATCCGATCGCGGCGCTGCAATCGGAATGGTCGATATTCACGCGCGACATCGAACGCGAGGTGATCCCGGCGGCGGCGGAACTCGGAGTGACGGTGGTGCCCTATTCACCGCTGGGACGCGGGATGCTGACCGGGCGGCCCTTCGGCGCCACATTGGGGGCGGACGATGCGCGCCAGAATTTCCCGCGCTTCTCGGCGGAGAATGTCGATGCGAATGCCCGGCTCGTCGAACGGATCGAGGGGATTGCCACCGACATGGGGGCCACCCCGGCGCAACTCGCGCTGGCGTGGCTCTATGCACAGGCGGCTGAACTCGGCGTCGCCTGCGTGCCGATCCCGGGCACCCGCAAGCGCGCGCGTCTCGAGGAAAATCTGGCCGCAGCCCTGCTGCGCCCGAGTGAAGCGGCGATACAGGCGCTCGAACCGCTCGCCGCTGCCGTTCAGGGCATCGCGGTTTGA
- a CDS encoding GFA family protein, translated as MPITGGCRCGTIRYDIALDALPLIYACHCRDCQTWSGSAFALHAMLPEAILSLDPGAHRFRVDDVEQMPSEHLGCARCMTRIANRNSAVPGMIILRAGTLDRSDEVVPAVHIWTSSAQPWVTLPEKAPAFEKTPTPAQFEAALGK; from the coding sequence ATGCCGATCACGGGAGGGTGCCGTTGCGGCACGATCCGTTACGATATCGCCCTCGACGCCCTGCCGCTCATCTATGCCTGTCATTGCCGGGACTGCCAGACATGGAGCGGAAGCGCCTTCGCGCTCCACGCGATGCTGCCCGAAGCAATCCTTTCGCTGGACCCGGGCGCGCATCGCTTCCGGGTGGACGATGTGGAGCAGATGCCGTCCGAGCATCTTGGATGCGCACGCTGCATGACACGCATCGCCAACCGCAACAGCGCGGTTCCGGGCATGATCATCCTGCGCGCGGGAACGCTCGACCGCAGCGACGAGGTTGTGCCTGCGGTCCATATCTGGACCAGCAGCGCCCAGCCTTGGGTGACTCTGCCCGAAAAGGCTCCCGCCTTCGAGAAAACGCCGACGCCTGCGCAGTTCGAGGCCGCGCTTGGCAAGTAA
- a CDS encoding DUF2975 domain-containing protein translates to MRQQDQLVRGAAAIVRIGRAVNGLLFVAIAAGLAGTWVSPGFHRDMLVRADPAVDVAAALTGIRFLMLIGVAMTIATDRLLAPLAGVIASARYGDPFVPTNADRLRRIGSALLALQLLDLPCTLLARYWPSLGSAAPAGGISVGGWLATLMVFMLARVFATGSLMRDDLSGTV, encoded by the coding sequence ATGCGGCAGCAGGATCAGTTGGTACGAGGTGCGGCAGCGATCGTCCGCATCGGCCGTGCTGTGAACGGACTGCTCTTCGTCGCCATCGCGGCCGGGCTGGCCGGGACATGGGTTTCACCCGGCTTCCACCGCGACATGCTGGTCAGAGCCGACCCGGCGGTTGACGTGGCCGCTGCCCTCACCGGCATCCGGTTCCTCATGCTGATCGGTGTCGCCATGACGATCGCTACCGACCGGCTGCTGGCTCCCTTGGCAGGCGTCATAGCGAGCGCCCGGTACGGCGATCCCTTCGTTCCGACCAACGCCGACCGACTGCGGCGGATCGGTTCGGCGCTGCTCGCCCTGCAACTGCTCGATCTCCCCTGCACGCTGCTGGCGAGATACTGGCCGAGCCTCGGTTCGGCAGCACCCGCCGGCGGTATCTCGGTAGGCGGATGGCTGGCTACGTTGATGGTGTTCATGTTGGCTCGTGTGTTCGCCACCGGATCGCTCATGCGCGATGATCTGTCGGGCACCGTCTGA
- a CDS encoding helix-turn-helix domain-containing protein, translated as MPITVHLDDVLARRRMSLTDLSQAVDITLANLSILKTGKAKAIRFSTLEAICAVLDCQPGDLLSFQPDEPPGR; from the coding sequence ATGCCGATCACCGTGCATCTGGACGACGTGCTGGCACGACGGCGCATGTCGCTTACCGACTTGTCGCAGGCGGTCGATATCACCCTTGCTAATCTGTCGATCCTCAAAACTGGCAAGGCGAAGGCGATCCGCTTCTCCACCCTGGAGGCGATCTGCGCCGTGCTGGACTGCCAGCCGGGCGACCTCCTCTCATTCCAGCCTGACGAACCACCCGGCCGCTGA
- a CDS encoding potassium channel family protein encodes MLRPDPPPVERSPVLRQRGRTPIWLALSWRIGLALALIGVALAGHWFDRTGLRDNVDGSVSFVDVVYFTMITVTTVGYGDIVPVTDRARMFDTFVVTPVRLFVWLIFLGTAYDFLLKRVWERWRMRVLQNDLHGHIIVAGHGTSGTEAVAELIRRGNYRDKIVVIDPRADALDKAEGEGVVVLAGDATRNTTLEAVHVARASAMIVAAGRDDTSILIVLTARRLAATLPISVVIRSEDNEALATQAGANTVINPASFAGLLLAGSTSGPHLADYMMDLAGLHGAVSLHERAVAPHEIGKPLSAITTGMGLRVYRNEVRYGFWQPEVHVLETGDRIIEVVPSKTDQAPPPFRHRNR; translated from the coding sequence ATGCTTCGCCCGGACCCGCCCCCCGTCGAGCGCTCACCCGTCCTGCGCCAGCGCGGCCGCACACCAATATGGCTGGCGTTGTCGTGGCGGATCGGCCTGGCGCTCGCGCTGATCGGCGTCGCGCTGGCCGGGCACTGGTTCGACCGGACGGGATTGCGCGACAATGTCGACGGCAGCGTCAGCTTCGTCGACGTCGTGTATTTCACGATGATCACGGTGACGACGGTCGGTTATGGCGACATCGTCCCCGTCACCGACCGCGCGCGCATGTTCGATACTTTCGTGGTGACGCCGGTGCGGCTGTTCGTCTGGCTGATCTTTCTTGGGACGGCCTACGACTTCCTGTTGAAACGCGTTTGGGAGAGGTGGCGCATGCGCGTCCTGCAGAACGATCTTCACGGCCATATCATCGTGGCGGGCCACGGCACGAGCGGCACCGAGGCGGTCGCGGAGTTGATCCGTCGCGGCAACTACCGCGACAAGATCGTCGTGATCGACCCGCGTGCCGACGCCCTGGACAAGGCCGAGGGCGAAGGCGTCGTCGTGCTGGCCGGCGATGCCACGCGCAACACCACGCTGGAGGCGGTGCACGTGGCCCGCGCGAGCGCGATGATCGTTGCGGCGGGGCGCGACGACACCTCGATCCTGATCGTCCTGACGGCGCGACGGCTGGCGGCAACCCTGCCGATCAGCGTCGTGATCCGGTCGGAGGACAACGAAGCGCTGGCGACGCAGGCCGGTGCCAACACCGTGATCAATCCGGCGAGCTTTGCCGGTCTGTTGCTCGCCGGATCGACCAGCGGGCCGCATCTGGCCGATTACATGATGGATCTGGCCGGGCTTCACGGCGCGGTGTCGCTCCACGAACGCGCCGTCGCGCCGCACGAGATCGGCAAGCCGCTATCGGCGATCACCACCGGCATGGGGTTGCGCGTGTACCGGAACGAGGTGCGTTACGGTTTCTGGCAACCGGAAGTACACGTGCTGGAAACGGGGGACCGGATCATCGAGGTCGTACCAAGCAAGACCGACCAAGCACCGCCTCCGTTCCGGCATCGAAACAGATGA
- a CDS encoding NAD(P)/FAD-dependent oxidoreductase, with the protein MTQYDVVIVGGGHGGAQAAVALRQAKFAGTIAIVGDEPELPYERPPLSKDYFSGEKAFERILIRPPAFWEERQVAMLLGRKVVSVDPEARSITTADGETIGYGDLIWATGGSPRKLTCSGHDLIGVHGVRTRADVDRMTGELAGTTRVVVIGGGYIGLEAAAVLAKFGKKVTVLEALDRVLARVAGEPLSRFYEAEHRAHGVDVRLGAKVECIEEAEGRVIGVRLADGEIPACEMVIVGIGIIPAVEPLLAAGAEGGNGVAVDAQCRTSLPHIYAIGDCALHANPFAGDMPIRLESVQNANDQATVAAKTILGQEVAYHAVPWFWSNQYDLRLQTVGLSTGHDEAVLRGDPATRSFSIVYLKDGKVIALDCVNATKDYVQGKALVVGAVALPAERLADTSVVLKELAAN; encoded by the coding sequence ATGACGCAATACGACGTGGTGATCGTGGGTGGCGGGCATGGCGGGGCGCAAGCGGCGGTGGCGCTGCGGCAGGCCAAGTTCGCGGGGACGATCGCGATCGTCGGCGACGAGCCGGAGCTGCCCTATGAGCGGCCCCCGCTGTCGAAGGATTATTTCTCGGGCGAGAAGGCGTTCGAGCGCATCCTGATCCGACCGCCCGCCTTCTGGGAGGAGCGGCAGGTGGCGATGCTGCTCGGCCGCAAGGTCGTGTCGGTGGATCCCGAGGCGCGGAGCATCACGACGGCGGACGGCGAGACGATCGGCTATGGCGACCTGATCTGGGCCACCGGCGGCTCACCCCGCAAGCTGACCTGCTCGGGCCACGACCTGATCGGCGTCCACGGCGTGCGCACCCGCGCCGATGTCGATCGGATGACCGGAGAACTGGCCGGCACCACCCGCGTCGTCGTGATCGGCGGCGGCTATATCGGGCTGGAGGCGGCCGCCGTGCTGGCCAAGTTCGGCAAGAAGGTGACGGTATTGGAGGCGCTCGACCGGGTGCTGGCCCGCGTCGCCGGCGAGCCGCTGTCGCGCTTCTACGAGGCCGAGCATCGCGCCCATGGCGTCGATGTGCGGCTGGGCGCGAAGGTCGAATGTATCGAGGAGGCCGAGGGCCGGGTCATCGGCGTGCGGCTGGCCGATGGCGAGATCCCGGCCTGCGAGATGGTGATCGTCGGCATCGGCATCATCCCCGCCGTCGAGCCGCTGCTGGCGGCGGGCGCCGAGGGCGGCAATGGCGTCGCGGTCGATGCGCAATGCCGCACCAGCCTGCCGCACATCTACGCCATCGGCGACTGCGCGCTCCACGCCAATCCCTTCGCCGGCGACATGCCGATCCGCCTGGAATCGGTCCAGAACGCCAACGATCAGGCGACCGTCGCGGCCAAGACCATTCTCGGGCAGGAGGTGGCCTATCACGCCGTGCCGTGGTTCTGGTCCAACCAATATGATCTGCGCCTCCAGACGGTGGGCCTGTCGACCGGCCATGACGAGGCGGTGCTACGCGGGGATCCGGCGACCCGCAGCTTCTCGATCGTCTATCTGAAGGACGGCAAGGTCATCGCGCTCGACTGCGTCAACGCCACCAAGGATTACGTCCAGGGCAAGGCGCTGGTCGTCGGCGCCGTAGCATTGCCGGCCGAGCGGCTCGCCGACACGAGCGTGGTTCTCAAGGAATTGGCGGCCAACTGA
- a CDS encoding 2Fe-2S iron-sulfur cluster-binding protein, which produces MAIDLTVITRENVSVAVSADPGVSLMEAIRAAGIYELVALCGGSCSCATCHVFIEQAPAGLDSAAGGDEDDLLDSSEHRQPNSRLSCQILLDAALNALVVRIAPED; this is translated from the coding sequence ATGGCGATCGATCTGACCGTCATCACGCGGGAAAATGTCTCCGTCGCCGTGTCCGCCGATCCCGGTGTCTCCCTGATGGAGGCGATCCGCGCCGCCGGAATCTACGAACTGGTCGCGCTGTGCGGCGGCTCCTGTTCCTGCGCGACCTGCCATGTCTTCATCGAACAAGCCCCGGCCGGGCTAGACTCAGCTGCCGGTGGCGACGAGGATGATCTGCTCGACAGTTCGGAGCATCGTCAGCCCAATTCACGACTGTCATGCCAGATCTTGCTTGATGCGGCATTGAACGCTCTGGTGGTCCGCATCGCCCCCGAGGATTGA
- a CDS encoding VOC family protein, protein MAIIGIERLVYGVEDLAESTRFFRDFGLKELHADVASSRFGLVNGAEVEIHPLGSPALPQTTGVVGQGVQEVVWGVDRPEALAALCDRLEAVVPLSREGDLVRFGTPFGVPMALRLWVPRPLTAAPDAANAPGLVGRLNRPRRWRLQATPRLITHVVFAVPNYDEVYRFMVDVLNFRLTDRQTGFGNYLRADGTTNHHNILFLNADAPFPGVDGKLRFHHANFALEDVDEIMIAVNAMVRKGWAPSDQGLGRHRVDSALFYYFPCPAGGEAEFGADADAVDDNWVPREWLNPLFAYAHFVHNLPPFLMREPDWNFRYMTGIEPAAGHH, encoded by the coding sequence ATGGCCATCATCGGCATCGAGCGGCTGGTATATGGGGTCGAGGATCTGGCGGAATCGACCCGCTTCTTCCGCGATTTCGGGCTGAAGGAATTGCATGCCGACGTGGCCTCCTCGCGCTTCGGCCTCGTCAACGGCGCGGAGGTGGAGATCCATCCGCTCGGCTCACCGGCCTTGCCGCAGACGACCGGCGTGGTCGGGCAGGGGGTGCAGGAGGTCGTCTGGGGGGTCGATCGCCCCGAGGCGCTTGCCGCGCTGTGCGATCGGCTGGAGGCCGTCGTGCCGTTGTCCCGCGAAGGCGATCTGGTGCGCTTCGGCACTCCGTTCGGCGTGCCTATGGCGCTGCGCCTGTGGGTGCCCCGTCCGCTCACGGCCGCGCCCGATGCGGCCAATGCGCCGGGCCTCGTCGGCCGCCTCAATCGCCCGCGTCGCTGGCGCCTCCAGGCGACCCCGCGCCTCATCACCCATGTCGTGTTCGCAGTGCCGAACTATGACGAGGTCTATCGCTTCATGGTCGACGTGCTGAACTTCCGCCTTACCGATCGCCAGACCGGCTTCGGCAATTACCTCCGCGCCGACGGCACCACCAACCACCACAATATCCTGTTCCTCAACGCTGACGCGCCCTTCCCCGGCGTCGATGGCAAGCTGCGCTTCCACCACGCCAATTTCGCGCTGGAGGATGTCGACGAGATCATGATCGCGGTGAACGCCATGGTGCGAAAAGGATGGGCGCCCTCCGATCAGGGCCTGGGGCGCCACCGGGTCGATTCAGCCCTCTTCTATTATTTCCCGTGCCCCGCCGGCGGCGAGGCCGAGTTCGGCGCCGATGCCGATGCGGTGGACGACAATTGGGTGCCGCGCGAATGGCTCAACCCGCTCTTCGCTTACGCCCATTTCGTCCACAATCTGCCGCCCTTCCTGATGCGCGAACCCGACTGGAACTTCCGCTACATGACCGGCATCGAGCCGGCGGCCGGGCATCATTGA
- a CDS encoding SDR family NAD(P)-dependent oxidoreductase translates to MSGLATLPLLAGKRILVTGAASGIGLGAARAFVDFGASVFVTDRDADALAAAWPDLTEERRAGLDVVDEAQCDASVDRMVAALGGIDGVFNSAGIADPVQLALDVPIDAWQRTVDVHLRGSFLVARAAGRAMVAQGAGSIVLVSSVNGVGGIPRRHAYGPAKAAIAHLARTLTCEWAARGVRVNAIAPTYIATPMIERLAAEGKIDIARLERRTPMGRIGRVEDVAHAAAYLLSDLSAYISGANLPVDGGWLAYGGPGDVATA, encoded by the coding sequence GTGAGCGGCCTCGCCACCCTGCCCCTGCTCGCCGGCAAGCGCATTCTGGTCACCGGGGCCGCAAGCGGCATCGGCCTCGGCGCGGCGCGGGCCTTCGTGGATTTCGGCGCTTCGGTCTTCGTCACCGATCGCGATGCCGACGCGCTCGCCGCCGCATGGCCCGATCTGACCGAAGAGCGCCGCGCCGGGCTCGACGTGGTCGATGAGGCGCAATGCGACGCTAGCGTCGATCGCATGGTGGCCGCGCTTGGCGGGATCGATGGCGTGTTCAACTCGGCGGGCATCGCCGATCCGGTCCAGCTCGCACTCGATGTTCCGATCGACGCCTGGCAACGGACGGTGGACGTGCATCTGCGCGGCAGCTTCCTCGTCGCGCGGGCGGCGGGGCGGGCGATGGTGGCGCAGGGGGCGGGCTCAATCGTGCTGGTGTCGTCGGTCAACGGCGTCGGCGGTATCCCGCGCCGTCATGCCTACGGCCCGGCCAAGGCCGCGATAGCCCATCTCGCGCGCACGCTTACCTGCGAGTGGGCCGCGCGCGGTGTGCGGGTCAACGCCATCGCGCCCACCTACATCGCCACGCCCATGATCGAGCGGCTGGCGGCGGAGGGCAAGATTGACATCGCGCGACTGGAGCGGCGCACGCCGATGGGGCGGATCGGCCGGGTGGAGGACGTGGCCCATGCCGCCGCCTACCTCCTGTCCGATCTCAGCGCCTATATCAGCGGCGCCAACCTGCCGGTGGACGGTGGCTGGCTCGCTTACGGCGGGCCGGGCGACGTCGCCACTGCCTGA
- a CDS encoding SMP-30/gluconolactonase/LRE family protein, with product MTLLREGRGPNPLAGFQVDPAAIRMVGIDLQRPECILAERDGTLWSADARGGVVRIDPDDTQTLVTQAPDPHFDLSASAADSLLTGTLPNGLAFAANGDILISNFGTDRLERMTRSGETRVILDRIEGRPMGKVNFVLRDRRDRIWITVSTMVNPWSDAIRQGLADGCIILLDERGPRIVADGLHFANEIRFDAAEEWLYVAETTARRVTRFRVAADGALIDREIYGPASLGTGMIDGITFDAYGNLWATMIFADRLIALTPEGDVLTLLDDGDPAGTTALEAAFATGAPVPFDTLMLSGGTICPWLASVTFGGPDLCTAYLGGLRATRIPAFASPVAGLPMVHW from the coding sequence ATGACCCTCCTGCGCGAAGGGCGGGGGCCGAACCCGCTGGCCGGCTTCCAGGTCGATCCCGCCGCGATCCGCATGGTCGGCATCGATCTGCAACGCCCCGAATGCATCCTCGCCGAGCGTGACGGGACGCTGTGGAGCGCCGACGCGCGCGGCGGGGTGGTGCGGATTGACCCGGACGACACGCAGACGCTCGTCACTCAGGCGCCGGACCCGCATTTCGACCTGTCGGCCTCGGCGGCGGACAGCCTGCTGACCGGCACGCTCCCCAACGGTCTCGCCTTCGCCGCGAACGGCGACATCCTCATTTCCAATTTCGGCACCGATCGGCTGGAGCGGATGACCCGCAGCGGCGAGACGCGGGTGATCCTCGACCGGATCGAAGGCCGGCCGATGGGCAAGGTGAATTTCGTCCTGCGCGATCGCCGTGACCGCATCTGGATCACCGTTTCGACGATGGTGAACCCGTGGAGCGACGCGATCCGGCAGGGGCTGGCGGACGGCTGCATCATCTTGCTCGACGAACGCGGCCCGCGTATCGTGGCGGACGGGCTGCACTTCGCCAACGAGATCCGTTTCGACGCAGCGGAGGAATGGCTCTACGTCGCCGAGACGACCGCACGCCGGGTGACCCGCTTCCGGGTCGCAGCGGACGGCGCGCTCATCGATCGCGAAATCTACGGCCCGGCCTCGCTCGGCACCGGCATGATCGATGGCATCACCTTCGATGCCTATGGCAACCTCTGGGCGACGATGATCTTCGCCGATCGCCTGATCGCGCTCACGCCTGAGGGCGACGTGCTGACCCTGCTCGACGACGGCGATCCGGCGGGCACGACGGCTCTGGAGGCGGCATTCGCCACCGGCGCGCCGGTGCCGTTCGACACGCTGATGCTCTCCGGCGGCACAATCTGTCCCTGGCTCGCCAGCGTCACCTTCGGCGGACCGGACCTGTGCACCGCCTATCTTGGCGGCCTCCGCGCAACCCGCATCCCGGCCTTCGCCAGCCCCGTCGCTGGCCTGCCCATGGTGCATTGGTGA
- a CDS encoding alpha/beta hydrolase family protein, whose translation MYEPFPGNYVWNLSVNICLNMGGVMGEIDPANDKVRAVASANPDEGTEAFFDAWGALADRVRGLAEADEAAGHPISAAEKYARAAAYYITAERMQSRDFGPRKAMYRTMLDTVEAFYRTSDLGAARVTFPYEGAHLAATFVPGRGDGPRPCMIFCNGLDSTKEMVLLALRDRFAKRGISTLLIDQPGVGEALRLDGLTAIHDTERWAGAAVDYLETRADVDCKRIGMMGWSMGGYYAPRALAYEPRFAIGAVWGGNHDWGGHQKARLQREGDMPVPHYWDHVMWVWGQPDMASFMALMDKVNLNGHLQNIRVPFLVTHGGNDRQIPLKYAEQSYEQAVNSPDRELKVFTPAEGGIEHCGADNMEPVQNFIGDWLADRFARMAA comes from the coding sequence ATGTACGAACCCTTCCCCGGCAATTACGTCTGGAATCTCTCGGTCAACATCTGCCTCAACATGGGCGGGGTGATGGGCGAGATCGATCCCGCCAACGACAAGGTCCGCGCCGTCGCCAGCGCCAACCCCGATGAGGGCACCGAAGCCTTCTTCGACGCCTGGGGCGCGCTCGCCGATCGGGTGCGCGGGCTGGCCGAGGCCGATGAGGCTGCCGGCCATCCGATCAGCGCCGCCGAAAAATATGCCCGCGCCGCCGCTTATTATATCACCGCCGAACGGATGCAGAGCCGTGACTTCGGCCCGCGCAAGGCGATGTACCGGACGATGCTCGACACGGTCGAAGCCTTCTACCGGACGAGCGATCTCGGCGCTGCCCGCGTGACCTTTCCCTATGAGGGCGCGCACCTCGCGGCCACCTTCGTGCCCGGCCGTGGAGACGGCCCGCGCCCCTGCATGATCTTCTGCAACGGGCTCGACAGCACCAAGGAGATGGTACTGCTGGCGCTGCGCGACCGCTTCGCCAAACGCGGCATTTCGACCCTGCTGATCGACCAGCCCGGCGTCGGCGAGGCGCTGCGCCTCGATGGCCTCACCGCGATCCACGATACCGAACGCTGGGCGGGCGCGGCCGTCGATTATCTCGAAACCCGCGCCGACGTCGACTGCAAGCGGATCGGCATGATGGGCTGGTCGATGGGCGGCTATTACGCCCCGCGCGCGCTCGCCTACGAACCCCGCTTCGCGATCGGCGCGGTCTGGGGCGGCAACCACGATTGGGGCGGGCACCAGAAGGCCCGGCTCCAGCGCGAGGGCGACATGCCGGTGCCCCATTATTGGGACCATGTGATGTGGGTCTGGGGCCAGCCCGACATGGCGAGCTTCATGGCGCTGATGGACAAGGTGAACCTCAACGGCCACCTCCAGAACATCCGCGTACCCTTCCTTGTGACGCATGGTGGCAACGATCGCCAGATCCCGCTCAAATATGCCGAGCAGAGCTATGAGCAGGCGGTCAACAGCCCCGATCGCGAGCTGAAGGTCTTCACCCCCGCCGAGGGTGGTATCGAGCATTGCGGCGCCGACAATATGGAGCCGGTCCAGAATTTCATCGGCGACTGGCTGGCCGATCGCTTCGCCCGAATGGCGGCATGA
- a CDS encoding 3-keto-5-aminohexanoate cleavage protein: protein MAKVIISCAVTGSAHTPTMSDALPITPEEITEQSIDAAEAGAAILHLHARMPEDGRPTGDPDIYGRFLPVIRQRTDAVVNITTGGSATMTVTERLAAAKQFAPELCSLNMGSLNFAFFPAAKRIGTWKHDWEKDYVVNSDDYIFRNTFRDINTILTVMSQSGTKFEHECYDLGHLYNLAHFVDRGLVKPPFFVQMIFGILGGIGADLENLFVMKETADRLFGRGAYQWSVLAAGRHQMPFLTQAALLGGHVRVGLEDSLFIERGKLAASNAEQVAKIVRILKEMGHEPATPDEARGMLGLKGGDRVEF, encoded by the coding sequence ATGGCCAAGGTCATCATCAGCTGCGCCGTCACCGGATCGGCGCACACGCCCACCATGTCGGATGCGCTGCCTATCACGCCGGAGGAGATTACTGAACAGTCGATCGACGCCGCCGAAGCGGGCGCCGCCATCCTCCACCTCCACGCCCGTATGCCCGAGGACGGGCGCCCGACCGGCGATCCCGACATCTACGGCCGGTTCCTGCCGGTGATCCGTCAGCGCACCGACGCCGTCGTCAACATCACCACCGGCGGCAGCGCGACGATGACCGTCACCGAGCGGCTTGCCGCCGCGAAGCAGTTCGCGCCGGAGCTATGCTCGCTCAACATGGGTTCGCTCAACTTCGCCTTCTTCCCCGCCGCCAAGCGGATCGGGACGTGGAAGCATGATTGGGAGAAGGATTATGTCGTCAATTCTGACGATTACATCTTCCGCAACACTTTCCGCGACATCAATACGATCCTGACCGTGATGTCGCAGAGCGGCACTAAGTTCGAGCATGAATGCTACGATCTGGGCCACCTCTACAACCTCGCCCATTTCGTCGATCGCGGCCTCGTGAAGCCGCCCTTCTTTGTCCAGATGATCTTCGGTATCCTGGGCGGCATCGGCGCCGATCTCGAAAATCTCTTCGTGATGAAGGAGACGGCCGACCGGCTGTTCGGGCGCGGCGCATATCAGTGGTCGGTGCTGGCGGCCGGGCGGCACCAGATGCCGTTCTTGACGCAGGCGGCGCTGCTCGGCGGCCATGTCCGGGTCGGGCTCGAGGACAGCCTGTTCATCGAGCGCGGCAAGCTCGCTGCCTCCAACGCCGAGCAGGTCGCCAAGATCGTCCGCATCCTGAAGGAGATGGGCCACGAGCCCGCCACCCCGGACGAAGCGCGCGGCATGCTCGGCCTCAAGGGCGGCGACCGCGTCGAATTCTGA